Proteins co-encoded in one Candidatus Jidaibacter acanthamoeba genomic window:
- a CDS encoding monovalent cation:proton antiporter-2 (CPA2) family protein: MHNLRYLPDILVLLGASVFIVVLLKKLRLSPVLGYLVVGAAIGEHGFNLIKDYQYTQYFAEFGVVFLLFVIGLELTFERLIQMRLHVFGFGGLQIAVSTLAIVAVLKQIFMIETSVAVLIAAALALSSTAIILQVLAESKRQSTQVGRLSLAVLLMQDFAVVPLLAILPLISGTKENLLAGIGLASLKALVVIILISIAGRLFLRPLFSLIGSAKSEEVYVSATLLIVLGAAMLTNELGLSTAMGAFIAGLLIAETEYRNKVESSIMPFKSLLLGLFFMTVGMSIDINFILGNLSKLFAISFGLLAIKAIIVFVLCKIFRFGTGAAIHSGLLLSQGGEFAFVLFGLASQQGIIGQETAQFLFMLVAITMAVTPLLSMLGAFIEDKVDINQEVEGNQEFKGVSDLNGHVIIAGFGRVGRVVGFMLSQEQINYVAVDSNYTLVKQARTQGFPVYHGELSKIDTLRAVGAERAAAVILTMDDKVDLRKAVKTISTHYKNLEVIARVQDYREGKGIRKLGADIAVPSTIETGLQLGGALLKSLGIVEHEILTTKEKIRKNDYILVEELELFSGIINGKPKAQVKA, encoded by the coding sequence ATGCATAATCTCAGATATTTACCAGACATATTAGTGCTTCTAGGAGCTTCGGTTTTTATAGTTGTTTTGTTAAAAAAGCTTCGTTTAAGCCCAGTTTTAGGTTACTTAGTTGTGGGTGCGGCAATCGGAGAGCACGGGTTTAATTTAATAAAAGATTATCAGTATACTCAATATTTTGCCGAATTCGGTGTAGTTTTCCTATTATTTGTTATAGGACTTGAGCTTACTTTTGAAAGACTGATCCAAATGCGTTTGCATGTATTCGGATTCGGGGGGCTGCAGATCGCGGTGAGTACGCTTGCTATAGTAGCAGTGTTAAAGCAGATATTTATGATTGAAACCAGTGTTGCCGTTTTAATTGCAGCGGCGCTTGCTCTTTCATCCACTGCAATTATTTTACAGGTTCTGGCAGAGAGTAAAAGGCAATCCACCCAGGTGGGAAGGTTATCGCTTGCAGTTCTGCTTATGCAGGATTTTGCCGTTGTTCCGCTTCTTGCAATACTTCCGTTAATCAGTGGTACAAAAGAAAACCTGCTTGCAGGTATCGGCTTAGCATCGCTTAAGGCACTGGTGGTAATTATTTTAATTTCTATAGCCGGTAGGTTATTTTTGCGCCCCCTCTTTTCATTAATAGGTTCTGCAAAAAGCGAAGAAGTATATGTTTCAGCTACCCTACTTATCGTTTTAGGTGCAGCTATGCTTACTAACGAGCTTGGGCTATCAACTGCTATGGGCGCTTTTATAGCAGGGTTATTGATTGCGGAAACCGAATACAGGAATAAAGTTGAAAGTAGTATTATGCCGTTTAAAAGCCTGCTGTTAGGGTTATTCTTTATGACTGTCGGGATGTCGATAGATATCAATTTTATTCTCGGTAATTTAAGTAAATTATTTGCTATTTCTTTCGGATTACTGGCAATAAAAGCAATCATAGTATTTGTGCTGTGCAAGATATTCAGGTTTGGTACGGGTGCTGCCATTCATTCAGGGTTATTACTTTCTCAAGGGGGAGAGTTCGCGTTCGTACTTTTTGGGCTCGCTTCTCAGCAAGGGATTATCGGTCAGGAAACTGCACAGTTCCTATTTATGCTGGTTGCGATCACCATGGCGGTTACGCCACTGCTTTCCATGCTCGGTGCATTTATCGAAGATAAGGTGGATATTAATCAGGAAGTGGAAGGAAATCAGGAATTTAAAGGGGTTAGTGATTTAAACGGGCATGTAATTATTGCAGGATTCGGAAGAGTAGGGAGAGTTGTCGGGTTCATGTTATCGCAAGAGCAGATAAACTACGTTGCGGTTGACAGCAACTATACGCTTGTTAAGCAAGCGCGTACGCAAGGGTTCCCGGTCTACCACGGCGAGCTCAGTAAGATTGATACTCTAAGAGCAGTAGGAGCTGAAAGGGCGGCAGCGGTTATACTTACCATGGATGATAAAGTTGATTTAAGGAAAGCAGTTAAGACTATATCCACGCACTATAAAAACCTTGAAGTTATTGCAAGAGTTCAGGATTATAGAGAAGGTAAAGGAATCAGAAAATTGGGCGCCGATATTGCGGTGCCTTCAACTATCGAGACGGGGTTGCAGCTCGGCGGGGCGCTCTTAAAATCCTTAGGTATTGTTGAGCATGAGATACTAACCACTAAAGAAAAAATCAGAAAAAATGACTATATTTTAGTGGAAGAGCTTGAACTCTTCAGCGGGATAATAAATGGAAAGCCTAAAGCTCAGGTTAAGGCTTAA
- the recR gene encoding recombination mediator RecR translates to MNNSTLDKLISTIAKLPGLGPRSARRIVLHLIKSPDALMLPLAEQLTQAAEEIKICEVCGNVDVVSPCNICNDEKRDDSIVCVVETVSDLWALERSNFFKGKYHVLGGTLSALGGRPPESLNFNSLSTRVAKGAIQEVIIATNATLEGQTTGHYIVDLLTPFEVKITRLAYGIPMGGELDYMDEGTLNLALKMRQDF, encoded by the coding sequence ATGAATAACAGCACGTTAGATAAGTTAATTTCGACTATTGCAAAGCTACCCGGCTTAGGGCCGAGATCGGCAAGAAGAATCGTATTACATCTGATTAAAAGCCCCGACGCGCTTATGCTACCTCTTGCCGAGCAGTTGACTCAAGCAGCAGAAGAAATAAAAATATGTGAAGTATGCGGCAATGTGGATGTGGTATCACCATGTAATATCTGTAATGATGAAAAGCGTGATGATTCGATAGTTTGCGTAGTTGAGACTGTATCTGACTTGTGGGCACTGGAAAGATCGAACTTCTTTAAAGGAAAATACCATGTATTAGGAGGCACTCTTTCCGCGCTCGGCGGAAGACCCCCAGAAAGCTTAAACTTTAATTCTTTAAGCACACGAGTTGCAAAAGGTGCTATTCAAGAAGTAATCATTGCAACTAATGCGACACTTGAAGGACAAACCACCGGTCATTATATCGTTGATTTACTCACCCCGTTTGAGGTAAAGATAACAAGGCTTGCCTATGGTATCCCGATGGGTGGCGAACTTGATTATATGGATGAAGGCACATTAAACTTAGCACTGAAAATGCGTCAGGATTTTTAA
- the yihA gene encoding ribosome biogenesis GTP-binding protein YihA/YsxC has translation MITEIEKFFLKNTKFVTGAVSVEGLPSANIPEVAFIGRSNVGKSSIINAILGQRIARVSNTPGRTRELNFFSVNNKLHIVDLPGYGYAKASKSEIKGWNRLIYDYLRGRVELRRIFMLIDSRFGIKDNDLEMIKFLGDYATTVQIILTKTDKLKASELKAVNEKTESEIKQHAILFSNIISTSSVSKEGVNLVREEIYNLTQY, from the coding sequence ATGATTACAGAAATAGAAAAGTTTTTTCTCAAAAATACCAAGTTTGTAACCGGGGCTGTAAGTGTAGAAGGTTTGCCTTCAGCTAATATTCCGGAGGTTGCCTTTATCGGGCGCTCTAATGTCGGTAAATCAAGCATTATTAATGCCATACTCGGTCAGCGTATCGCAAGGGTTTCCAATACCCCGGGCAGAACGCGCGAGCTTAATTTTTTTTCGGTAAATAATAAGTTACATATCGTTGATTTACCCGGCTACGGTTATGCCAAAGCTTCTAAAAGCGAGATAAAAGGCTGGAATCGGTTAATTTATGATTACTTGCGCGGAAGAGTAGAGCTGAGGCGTATTTTTATGCTCATTGATTCCAGGTTCGGTATTAAAGATAACGATTTAGAAATGATTAAATTTTTAGGCGATTATGCAACTACAGTACAGATTATCCTGACTAAAACTGACAAGTTAAAAGCCTCGGAACTGAAAGCGGTAAATGAAAAAACCGAGTCGGAAATAAAGCAGCATGCTATACTGTTTAGCAATATTATTTCTACCAGTAGCGTGAGCAAAGAAGGAGTCAACTTGGTAAGGGAAGAAATTTATAACCTAACTCAGTATTAA
- a CDS encoding SDR family NAD(P)-dependent oxidoreductase, which produces MTNKTVLVTGAAKRIGREICLFLAKNHYNILLHYNHSSDEAFKLKSEIENLGVSCKLETVDFLNENEVNNLFVNEKFNLLINNASIFENDNFKNIDYKSLDKHFKANLYAPIILSQRFFKDLQSEGKQGNIINILDYCISGMPKNFLSYILSKKALWEFTQVAAYEMASHIRVNAIALSNTLKAEQQSEQNFAKSINDSPLRLSPNIKEIFNSINFILNTPSMTGQVLFLDGGKHLNILEQL; this is translated from the coding sequence ATGACTAATAAAACCGTTTTAGTTACTGGAGCTGCAAAAAGGATAGGCAGAGAGATATGTTTATTTCTTGCTAAAAATCATTATAATATCCTTCTGCATTATAATCACTCAAGCGATGAAGCATTTAAGCTCAAATCCGAGATTGAGAATCTGGGTGTTAGTTGTAAACTGGAAACTGTAGATTTTTTAAATGAAAATGAAGTGAATAACTTGTTTGTTAATGAAAAGTTTAATTTGCTTATTAATAATGCAAGTATATTTGAAAACGATAACTTCAAAAATATTGATTACAAAAGTTTAGATAAACATTTTAAAGCTAACTTATATGCTCCGATTATCTTAAGTCAAAGATTTTTTAAAGATTTACAGTCGGAGGGTAAGCAGGGTAATATAATCAATATACTTGATTACTGTATAAGCGGGATGCCTAAAAATTTTCTCTCCTATATTTTAAGTAAGAAAGCTTTGTGGGAATTTACTCAAGTTGCAGCTTATGAAATGGCCTCTCATATTAGAGTAAACGCGATTGCACTTAGTAACACTTTAAAAGCGGAACAGCAATCGGAGCAAAATTTTGCTAAGTCCATCAACGATTCACCGCTTAGGCTCTCGCCGAATATAAAAGAAATTTTCAATTCAATAAATTTCATTTTAAATACACCCTCAATGACCGGACAGGTTTTATTTTTGGACGGCGGTAAGCACTTAAACATCTTAGAACAATTATAA